The following coding sequences lie in one Rhinolophus ferrumequinum isolate MPI-CBG mRhiFer1 chromosome 14, mRhiFer1_v1.p, whole genome shotgun sequence genomic window:
- the LOC117033962 gene encoding NADH dehydrogenase [ubiquinone] 1 alpha subcomplex assembly factor 2-like, whose protein sequence is MGLSQNLFRALWRVLSKEVKEQVGTDQFGNKYYHILEYENWRGQIIRERRIVEAANKREVDYEVGNIPTEWEAWIRRTRKTPPTMAEILKNEKHREEIEIKSNDFYEKGKLLSKEDNEELLAPPVETQIKGHASAPYFGKEEPSVAPSSTGRTFQPGSWMPQDGKRHNQ, encoded by the coding sequence ATGGGTTTGTCGCAGAATTTGTTCCGCGCCCTGTGGAGAGTGCTGTCAAAGGAAGTGAAGGAGCAAGTGGGCACAGACCAGTTCGGGAACAAATACTACCATATCCTGGAGTACGAGAATTGGAGAGGACAGATTATTCGAGAGAGAAGAATTGTAGAAGCagcaaataaaagagaagtgGACTATGAAGTAGGGAATATCCCAACAGAATGGGAAGCTTGGATTAGAAGAACAAGAAAGACTCCACCTACTATGGCGGaaatattaaagaatgaaaaacatagagaagaaattgaaataaaaagcaacgatttttatgaaaaaggaaaactccTTAGTAAAGAGGACAATGAGGAACTCTTGGCTCCACCAGTCGAAACTCAGATTAAAGGGCATGCCTCGGCTCCATACTTCGGAAAGGAAGAACCTTCAGTGGCTCCCTCCAGCACTGGTAGAACATTTCAGCCAGGATCCTGGATGCCACAAGATGGCAAGAGGCACAATCAATAA